A region of Planktomarina temperata RCA23 DNA encodes the following proteins:
- a CDS encoding chloride channel protein, translating into MKNKLKFQIGPFNNLAKGYEIKHFELKSSSKSILSIYASSGIGAAIGVIVSVIVGGFVYLVQFAQNLDLFGDARFIQLGAIVLDIKICFFIILAAIAILILRKLFGISKWNGPADSIYAAHQNNDELDIKTGVASTMAALVSAAGYASVGQYGPLVHFGATAGTAAKKVLNLRIGTDVVIGCGVAAAISSGFAAPIAGVIFAHEAILRHYSPSAMAPIATSAIVAAAMESYFFNIPHPLEIVEVGPTLVSAFLPVAIAGVVFGLVAIIFMHSLRYFAGLNARLNRPVYQTIFVAVLAVIIVSLFIPEALGLGTGVLASVLNIQGSLGFILSLLLVKIVITSLCLGFGFFGGVFSPSLLIGAATGAVLAKCFALIGLPGLGMALALAGMASVAACVVGAPLATIFIVLELTLSYEFTLITLLAVIVSQVISSNLFGNSFFDRQLLDRGIDLKFGRGKFSLSQARVLERAHNDFVSTPTDSTVAAVLKLLSEAGQTEAYCLSHDGNLEGKLSIIHLMGADKDQAVREIMDRRPLRLKADQNMLEAIEVASGFVGETIPVIEEPGGKMIGVVSESDLFSAYLDIQEQVQDVEK; encoded by the coding sequence GTGAAAAATAAGTTGAAATTTCAGATTGGTCCGTTCAATAATTTAGCAAAGGGGTATGAAATCAAACATTTTGAGCTTAAATCGTCATCCAAATCCATCCTAAGCATATACGCAAGCTCAGGAATTGGCGCCGCTATTGGTGTGATAGTATCGGTAATAGTTGGTGGATTTGTATACCTTGTACAATTCGCACAAAATTTAGATTTGTTTGGGGATGCGCGTTTTATACAATTGGGCGCAATCGTTTTAGATATCAAAATATGCTTCTTTATAATTCTGGCAGCGATTGCAATTTTAATTTTGAGAAAACTCTTCGGTATCTCAAAGTGGAATGGACCGGCGGATTCTATTTATGCCGCACATCAAAATAACGATGAATTGGATATAAAGACAGGCGTAGCATCGACGATGGCTGCGTTAGTTTCCGCCGCTGGATATGCCTCGGTTGGTCAATATGGCCCCTTGGTTCATTTTGGTGCCACGGCTGGCACGGCTGCAAAAAAGGTGCTCAACCTAAGGATTGGGACGGATGTGGTCATTGGCTGCGGTGTCGCCGCGGCGATTTCCTCTGGTTTTGCCGCCCCGATTGCAGGGGTAATTTTCGCGCATGAGGCGATTTTAAGACATTATTCGCCAAGTGCGATGGCTCCGATAGCGACAAGCGCTATTGTGGCGGCTGCGATGGAGAGTTACTTTTTTAACATACCCCATCCGCTTGAAATCGTTGAAGTCGGTCCAACTCTGGTAAGTGCATTTTTACCCGTTGCCATTGCTGGTGTCGTCTTTGGATTGGTGGCCATAATTTTCATGCATAGCTTGCGATATTTTGCGGGCTTAAATGCTCGATTGAATCGGCCTGTTTATCAGACTATTTTTGTCGCCGTACTGGCGGTGATCATAGTTAGCCTTTTCATACCCGAGGCTCTGGGCCTTGGTACGGGTGTTTTGGCGTCGGTATTAAATATCCAGGGAAGTTTAGGTTTCATTTTATCCTTACTTTTGGTCAAAATCGTCATAACCAGTCTGTGCCTTGGTTTTGGCTTCTTTGGCGGAGTTTTTTCACCTTCGCTCTTGATTGGTGCAGCTACGGGCGCTGTACTGGCCAAATGTTTCGCCCTTATCGGTTTGCCGGGTTTGGGCATGGCTTTGGCTTTGGCGGGTATGGCTTCTGTTGCGGCCTGCGTCGTTGGTGCGCCATTGGCGACGATATTTATTGTCTTGGAACTCACGCTTTCCTATGAGTTCACCCTCATTACATTGCTTGCTGTGATCGTGAGCCAAGTTATTTCGTCAAATTTATTTGGTAATTCGTTTTTTGATCGCCAGCTTTTGGATAGAGGAATTGATCTAAAGTTTGGCCGTGGCAAGTTTAGCTTATCTCAAGCGCGCGTGTTGGAGCGCGCTCATAATGATTTTGTATCCACCCCGACAGATTCGACGGTTGCCGCCGTGTTAAAACTCCTTAGCGAAGCTGGGCAGACCGAGGCATATTGCCTGTCTCACGACGGTAATCTGGAAGGTAAATTGTCGATTATTCACCTCATGGGGGCTGATAAAGATCAGGCGGTGCGGGAGATCATGGACCGCAGGCCATTGCGTTTGAAGGCAGATCAAAACATGCTCGAGGCAATAGAAGTGGCGTCAGGTTTTGTTGGTGAAACAATTCCGGTGATTGAGGAACCTGGCGGAAAAATGATCGGTGTTGTGAGTGAATCCGATTTATTTTCCGCATATTTGGACATCCAAGAACAAGTTCAGGATGTCGAAAAATAG
- the flgL gene encoding flagellar hook-associated protein FlgL translates to MTISTKMFNQQTISNLSRLSVQLSELQTQVASGQKPIRPSTDPIATSKLFAAKDLQAGLERFRSNMNRIEARLSDTDEVTGQVQNLLIRLKELSIQASNDTLNAADRMSIRKEVTQHKNALVALANSRDTQGQALFGGYQTNDDPFKINLDGSVAYSGDNGLHSLPVSASLNITTGVDGVSSFMRVQTQEGTKSVFDIVQEFETSLEKSAVYATQSTVTSADGALLTFDIGPNPTPLGLRIEGPNGQADISADIVFGTMDSMIAAVNAKTELTGVRATAAEDGNGLVLLSTDGNGFTISHIDSDGVTGAEATPSNTIKLQQIQGDGRLGDTVTLVDKDSDLQTSLSGLDQAIDHFSLVQAQVGAYAATAQMQSELLARKEITVAEAISGITDADLTEVVTQLQSLLVNRDALRQVFAKVGQQSLFDLIR, encoded by the coding sequence ATGACGATTAGTACCAAGATGTTCAACCAACAAACCATCAGCAATTTGAGCCGTCTCTCCGTTCAATTGAGCGAGTTGCAAACCCAGGTGGCTTCTGGACAGAAACCCATCAGGCCCTCGACCGATCCGATTGCAACATCAAAACTGTTTGCCGCAAAAGATCTCCAGGCCGGTCTCGAGCGCTTCCGCAGTAATATGAACAGGATCGAAGCGCGCCTATCGGACACGGATGAGGTCACAGGACAGGTGCAAAACCTGCTGATCCGGTTAAAAGAGCTGTCAATCCAGGCCTCAAATGACACGTTGAATGCAGCAGATCGCATGTCCATCCGCAAGGAAGTCACCCAGCATAAAAATGCGCTGGTCGCCTTGGCCAATAGCCGCGATACGCAGGGGCAAGCCCTATTCGGCGGCTATCAGACAAATGATGATCCCTTCAAAATCAACCTTGACGGATCTGTGGCTTACAGCGGTGACAATGGGTTGCACAGCCTGCCCGTCTCGGCCTCGCTCAACATTACAACCGGCGTGGATGGCGTCTCAAGTTTTATGCGCGTGCAGACCCAAGAGGGCACAAAGTCTGTGTTTGACATCGTGCAAGAGTTTGAAACTTCGCTTGAAAAATCAGCTGTATACGCCACGCAAAGCACGGTCACTTCAGCCGATGGAGCGCTGCTGACCTTTGACATCGGTCCCAATCCAACCCCTTTGGGGCTTCGGATTGAGGGCCCCAATGGACAGGCGGATATCTCTGCGGATATTGTCTTTGGGACGATGGACAGCATGATCGCAGCGGTCAATGCAAAAACAGAATTAACGGGCGTGCGTGCCACGGCCGCAGAAGACGGCAACGGGCTGGTTTTACTCAGCACAGATGGCAATGGCTTCACCATCTCACATATCGACTCTGATGGGGTCACAGGCGCCGAAGCTACGCCCAGCAATACGATTAAATTACAGCAAATTCAGGGTGATGGACGATTGGGAGATACCGTCACTTTGGTCGATAAAGACAGCGATTTGCAAACCTCGCTCTCCGGCTTAGACCAAGCTATTGATCATTTTTCCTTAGTCCAAGCCCAGGTCGGCGCCTATGCCGCAACCGCGCAAATGCAATCTGAACTGCTCGCACGCAAAGAGATTACAGTTGCCGAAGCCATTTCAGGAATAACAGATGCCGATCTGACCGAAGTTGTCACTCAATTGCAAAGCCTCTTGGTCAACCGGGATGCCCTACGGCAGGTTTTTGCAAAAGTTGGGCAACAGAGCCTGTTTGATTTGATCCGATGA
- a CDS encoding flagellar basal body-associated FliL family protein, with protein MARKLKIGLLYGLPGTIVLSAFFAGHMSISPEADRLADPSDATAVIEPVEDVEAESSDAAAGAAAAMLGLPQYQYFPYRTTLVGNIEGTNQLFSFEIAVAVYDKKIYANSSMDVLAELELQLTPLILDQALGMNADVLLSKNGRETLKVQIKDMLNETLQKWGHSPFVHAVEITSFVVT; from the coding sequence ATGGCGAGAAAATTAAAAATTGGTCTGCTTTATGGTCTGCCAGGAACAATTGTCTTAAGCGCGTTCTTTGCGGGTCATATGTCAATCTCGCCTGAAGCCGATCGACTTGCAGATCCGAGTGATGCGACCGCAGTCATTGAGCCGGTGGAAGACGTCGAAGCCGAGAGCAGCGATGCGGCAGCAGGGGCGGCCGCTGCAATGTTGGGACTGCCACAATACCAGTATTTTCCATATCGAACGACTTTAGTGGGCAACATTGAAGGCACCAACCAACTTTTTAGCTTCGAAATAGCAGTGGCCGTCTATGACAAAAAAATATACGCTAATTCATCCATGGACGTCTTGGCGGAGCTTGAACTACAACTGACCCCGCTGATCTTGGATCAAGCACTCGGTATGAACGCAGATGTTCTTTTATCAAAAAACGGCCGAGAAACCTTGAAGGTTCAGATCAAAGATATGTTAAATGAAACTTTGCAGAAATGGGGCCACAGCCCATTTGTTCATGCAGTTGAGATTACGTCATTCGTGGTCACCTAA
- the fliE gene encoding flagellar hook-basal body complex protein FliE, translating into MTQISGLKFQVEQTHLQNLKKAEQALGTEATGPSFSERIATGLKDVAGAQNDASKLAQDYELGLEQDLSKVMVSQQVSSLGFQLTLNLRNKALSAYKDIMNMPV; encoded by the coding sequence ATGACCCAGATCAGTGGATTGAAATTTCAAGTTGAGCAGACACATCTGCAAAACCTCAAAAAAGCGGAACAAGCGCTGGGGACTGAGGCCACCGGACCCAGCTTCTCCGAGCGAATTGCCACCGGGCTAAAAGATGTCGCTGGTGCGCAAAACGATGCCTCTAAATTGGCACAAGATTATGAGCTAGGGCTCGAACAGGACTTATCTAAGGTCATGGTAAGTCAGCAGGTCTCCTCACTTGGCTTCCAGCTAACCTTAAACCTGCGCAACAAGGCGCTCAGCGCTTACAAAGACATAATGAACATGCCGGTCTAA
- the fliS gene encoding flagellar export chaperone FliS, whose product MNYAFARDQYRKSKNAALSSLSDPHEMIGLTLKELSRSLNALQNDNVTEEQRNLHLSKGFTAVYILQTSLDFEKGFEIASNLFKIYEFVREQLQKTLKRDVTTNLAVCSGILDEIIDAWRNIK is encoded by the coding sequence GTGAATTATGCATTTGCAAGAGATCAATACAGGAAGTCCAAGAATGCTGCGTTAAGTTCATTGAGCGACCCTCATGAAATGATAGGGTTAACGCTTAAGGAGTTATCGCGCAGTTTGAACGCTCTGCAAAATGATAACGTGACCGAAGAACAACGAAATCTGCATTTATCGAAAGGCTTTACTGCGGTCTACATCCTGCAAACAAGCCTCGATTTCGAAAAAGGCTTTGAAATTGCCAGTAACCTATTCAAAATCTACGAATTCGTCCGCGAGCAATTGCAAAAGACCCTCAAAAGAGACGTAACAACTAATTTGGCTGTATGCAGTGGCATTCTGGATGAGATAATTGACGCCTGGAGAAATATTAAATAA
- a CDS encoding sigma 54-interacting transcriptional regulator: MSDIFIDASHFAQADHLCEIISSRKLVVRAAKNIAADALGGTLVFSAAQEKAMGGNQALIAFARSLKPKLVTIIDPKANRFAIEPSLGGKVIHISLPSDDFFALTVAADLICADLSNMIAADPMTSNLLSLASRVAKSDVTVFINGPTGTGKEVLARFIHDKSARHASPFVAINCAAIPENMLEAVLFGHEKGAFTGASVANKGIFRAANLGTLLLDEISEMPIGLQSKILRVLQERKVTPLGAQTEIDVDVRVLATTNRDMRSEIQKNNFREDLFYRLNVFPMATQSLCDRALDILPIAVALLRKHAPSLEMIPWLSECARDALLDHSWPGNVRELENVMQRALVLQSGGVIEAEDIIIDVAPMTQIMTSPPAQHAALSRLSS; this comes from the coding sequence ATGAGTGATATATTTATTGACGCATCGCATTTCGCGCAAGCCGATCATCTATGCGAAATTATATCATCACGGAAATTGGTCGTAAGAGCTGCGAAAAATATTGCTGCGGATGCATTGGGCGGCACTTTGGTCTTTTCTGCGGCACAGGAAAAAGCCATGGGCGGAAATCAGGCTTTAATCGCTTTTGCGCGTTCCTTGAAACCAAAGTTGGTTACTATCATTGATCCCAAAGCAAATCGCTTTGCGATCGAACCGTCTTTGGGCGGTAAAGTTATTCATATTTCCCTGCCGAGCGATGACTTTTTTGCCCTCACTGTTGCCGCCGACTTAATTTGCGCCGATCTGTCCAATATGATTGCGGCGGACCCTATGACCTCTAATTTGTTATCATTGGCAAGCCGGGTGGCGAAGTCTGACGTTACTGTATTCATAAATGGTCCTACGGGCACGGGTAAGGAAGTATTGGCCCGTTTCATTCACGACAAATCTGCTCGCCATGCTTCTCCATTTGTAGCCATTAATTGCGCAGCTATTCCAGAAAATATGTTGGAAGCTGTTTTATTTGGTCACGAAAAGGGTGCTTTTACCGGGGCGTCGGTGGCCAATAAGGGCATATTCCGCGCGGCCAATCTGGGCACATTATTGCTGGATGAAATTTCCGAAATGCCCATTGGATTGCAGTCAAAAATTTTACGCGTTTTGCAAGAGCGCAAGGTAACCCCCCTCGGGGCGCAGACCGAAATTGATGTCGATGTCCGAGTTCTGGCGACAACAAATCGAGATATGCGCTCTGAAATTCAGAAGAATAATTTCCGCGAGGATCTATTTTATCGACTAAATGTGTTTCCCATGGCAACCCAATCGCTTTGCGATCGCGCTCTGGACATATTACCCATCGCGGTCGCCCTACTGCGAAAGCATGCGCCGTCGCTCGAAATGATCCCTTGGTTATCCGAATGTGCGCGGGATGCGCTGTTGGACCACTCATGGCCCGGTAATGTCCGTGAACTGGAGAATGTCATGCAACGTGCGCTGGTGCTGCAATCCGGCGGTGTCATTGAAGCCGAGGATATCATCATTGATGTCGCGCCAATGACACAAATAATGACCAGCCCACCTGCACAACATGCCGCTTTAAGCCGGCTAAGTAGCTAA
- the fliG gene encoding flagellar motor switch protein FliG: protein MADPAVEPEGEEDAIVELTGTQKSAILMMLLGEDEAAEILKNLSPREVQHLGGAMYSVQGVEQNTVNAVLDEFLAIIKQQTSLGLGAGNYIRNVLTKALGGDKAQSVLSRITPASSERPIEILDWMDARAISELILDEHPQIVALIISYLDYGLAADVLGLLPLELQPEVVRRIATLETVQPDAVRELERVMQQKFQANTTLRASQIGGVKAAAKIMNFTKTAMEQRIMKDIKKENKDLMQSIQDNMFVFDSLVISDERSLQTLLRAIDAELLVLALKGADEVLREKLFSCMSTRAAANVKDEMEALGPVRLTEVQEAQKQIIAVARKMSDDGTIVLAGRGGDEMV, encoded by the coding sequence ATGGCAGATCCGGCAGTGGAACCAGAGGGCGAAGAAGACGCCATCGTAGAGCTCACAGGCACTCAAAAGTCAGCTATTCTGATGATGCTCCTGGGCGAGGATGAGGCCGCAGAGATCCTCAAAAACCTCTCGCCACGAGAAGTGCAACACTTGGGCGGGGCGATGTATTCGGTACAAGGGGTGGAGCAAAACACGGTGAACGCTGTGCTTGATGAATTCCTAGCCATCATCAAACAACAGACCAGCCTAGGCCTCGGCGCCGGAAACTATATTCGCAACGTCCTGACCAAAGCCTTGGGTGGTGACAAAGCGCAATCCGTGCTCAGTCGCATTACCCCTGCTTCCTCCGAGCGACCCATTGAAATTCTAGACTGGATGGATGCCCGCGCGATTTCCGAATTAATCCTTGATGAGCACCCGCAAATTGTAGCGCTAATTATCTCCTATCTCGACTATGGATTGGCGGCTGATGTTCTTGGGCTTCTGCCACTCGAGCTGCAACCTGAGGTCGTACGTCGAATTGCAACCTTAGAAACCGTACAACCCGATGCCGTGCGCGAGCTTGAGCGCGTGATGCAGCAAAAGTTTCAGGCCAACACCACGCTACGCGCGTCTCAAATTGGCGGCGTAAAAGCAGCAGCCAAGATTATGAACTTCACAAAAACCGCGATGGAACAGCGGATCATGAAAGATATCAAAAAGGAGAACAAGGACCTCATGCAGTCGATCCAAGACAATATGTTCGTCTTCGACAGCTTAGTCATCTCCGACGAGCGTTCCTTGCAAACATTGTTGCGGGCTATTGATGCCGAGCTCTTGGTGCTTGCGCTTAAAGGTGCTGACGAGGTTCTGCGAGAGAAATTATTTAGCTGCATGTCAACCCGCGCCGCCGCCAATGTCAAAGACGAGATGGAAGCGCTCGGCCCTGTCCGCCTGACGGAAGTGCAAGAGGCGCAAAAACAAATCATCGCCGTCGCACGCAAGATGTCCGATGATGGCACAATTGTATTGGCCGGCCGCGGTGGAGATGAAATGGTATGA
- the fliF gene encoding flagellar basal-body MS-ring/collar protein FliF, with amino-acid sequence MATNSQMLDTSSAVNVRGGNLATMPGNYLSNIRTITAQPSFQRAFPAIIAVTAIVICVVVFALMQKPSRTTLYASLPEAEKSRIYDALINSGVDVTLDPTTGEVMVPAEDYHSSRIKLAALGLPESAPDGYDSLTDIPIGTSRSVETVRLKQAQEIELARSIMAISAVKSARVHLALPERSVFIREQIPPTASVFLQLDRGRSLDENQVLAIINLVSASIPSMSKDNVTVVDQVGRLLSKSPDDASSILTDNQLQYRMRLENIYRSRIESLVGPIVGGGNATARVNIEFDFTRREITEESVDPNGNALRSEQSSVDMTSNRPAVGIPGATSNTAPNEAELVTDGSQATNSYYSESNDVQNKSSSEVRNYEVSRKTETTSQPMNQIVRIDAALLVRDRTAIDPETGESVVQPFDDKVLQDIRSLVSSAIGLKPERGDTLIVNSQPFMQELPDAVTIKWFEASWVKDLGKSIAMILMLAVVSLGVIRPLLSRLLVPAGGDVVARGGVSDDEIEGMESIEVSAGETLEEIKAKLKPKKANISMEMLDTANTYDDKVALIRMIVGDEAGRVSNVFKQLMQKDMDMLG; translated from the coding sequence ATGGCTACGAACTCACAAATGCTGGACACTTCCTCTGCCGTCAACGTACGGGGCGGTAACTTGGCGACTATGCCCGGAAATTATCTCTCAAATATCCGCACCATCACCGCGCAACCAAGTTTTCAACGTGCCTTTCCCGCGATAATTGCGGTCACAGCGATTGTGATTTGTGTTGTGGTCTTCGCCCTGATGCAGAAACCCTCGAGAACAACGCTTTATGCCTCACTGCCCGAGGCGGAAAAGTCGCGGATTTATGACGCGCTGATCAATAGTGGTGTCGATGTTACGTTAGATCCTACGACTGGCGAAGTTATGGTCCCAGCTGAAGACTATCACAGCTCACGGATCAAATTAGCCGCTTTGGGCCTGCCAGAATCGGCGCCAGATGGCTATGATTCACTTACAGATATTCCAATTGGCACCTCTCGCTCTGTTGAAACAGTCCGCTTGAAACAAGCTCAAGAAATTGAGCTCGCCCGCTCAATCATGGCGATATCTGCCGTGAAGTCTGCACGAGTCCATTTGGCTCTACCCGAAAGATCCGTCTTCATCCGTGAACAAATTCCGCCAACGGCCTCGGTGTTTTTGCAACTTGATCGCGGTCGCTCCCTTGACGAAAATCAAGTGCTCGCGATTATCAACCTAGTCTCGGCATCCATCCCAAGTATGTCCAAGGATAATGTAACCGTGGTGGATCAAGTTGGCCGGCTCTTGTCAAAATCACCTGATGATGCATCCTCAATTTTGACCGACAACCAATTGCAGTACCGCATGCGCCTTGAAAATATTTACCGCTCACGCATCGAAAGCTTGGTTGGCCCCATCGTGGGTGGTGGCAATGCGACGGCCCGGGTGAATATTGAGTTCGATTTCACCCGTCGCGAAATCACTGAAGAAAGCGTAGATCCAAACGGAAACGCCCTGCGAAGCGAACAAAGCTCAGTGGATATGACATCCAACCGTCCGGCTGTTGGCATTCCAGGTGCCACCTCCAACACGGCTCCCAATGAGGCTGAATTGGTTACCGATGGCAGCCAAGCCACCAACAGCTATTACTCCGAAAGCAATGACGTTCAGAATAAATCCTCAAGCGAAGTACGCAATTATGAGGTCAGTCGTAAGACTGAAACCACATCCCAACCGATGAACCAAATTGTCCGGATTGACGCGGCTCTATTGGTTCGGGACCGCACTGCTATTGACCCAGAAACCGGCGAAAGTGTGGTGCAACCTTTTGACGACAAAGTTCTACAGGACATTAGAAGTTTGGTCTCAAGCGCCATTGGCTTGAAACCAGAGCGGGGCGATACGCTGATTGTGAACTCGCAACCCTTTATGCAAGAGCTGCCGGATGCAGTAACAATCAAATGGTTTGAAGCTAGCTGGGTGAAAGATCTCGGGAAAAGCATCGCGATGATCCTGATGCTGGCCGTTGTGTCCCTTGGCGTGATCCGGCCATTGCTCTCACGACTTCTGGTTCCGGCTGGCGGTGACGTCGTCGCGCGCGGTGGCGTGTCGGATGATGAGATCGAGGGGATGGAGTCCATCGAAGTCAGCGCCGGTGAAACGCTGGAGGAAATCAAAGCGAAACTTAAGCCTAAAAAGGCGAATATCTCGATGGAAATGCTCGATACCGCCAATACTTATGACGATAAAGTCGCTCTCATCCGCATGATCGTGGGCGATGAAGCTGGCCGGGTTTCGAACGTGTTCAAGCAACTGATGCAAAAAGATATGGATATGTTAGGGTAA
- a CDS encoding transglycosylase SLT domain-containing protein translates to MKRLFALLIILALTPLSAQSTVRDCEELATQIGQNAGLPQHLLPAIARIESGRSLNGKRKAWPWALNHAGKGLYFETKSSALDYLTTATATGRTNIDVGCMQINHYWHSQEFKSLEQMIDPVQNVTYAAKFLRQLYRQHGSWADAVQHYHSPDENRGKRYFSGFTTAVETMNSTASNSIPNLAIAPTHYEFFNLGTAGQNKVDMGFQLASKASVYAQSSTVIHPEYARLIASLGQSEETNALIMPPSLNDMTKSHQVRGVLRKHWSKVEALRKSLAVN, encoded by the coding sequence ATGAAACGCCTTTTCGCCCTCCTGATCATTTTAGCATTAACCCCATTATCAGCGCAGAGCACTGTGCGCGATTGCGAAGAGCTGGCGACGCAAATAGGACAGAACGCCGGTCTGCCGCAACACCTGTTACCAGCAATCGCACGCATTGAGTCCGGTCGCAGCCTAAATGGCAAACGCAAAGCTTGGCCCTGGGCGCTCAATCACGCGGGCAAAGGGCTTTACTTTGAAACAAAATCCTCAGCTCTTGACTACCTAACCACCGCAACCGCGACAGGGCGCACCAATATTGACGTTGGCTGTATGCAGATCAATCACTATTGGCATAGCCAGGAGTTTAAGTCGTTGGAGCAGATGATTGATCCCGTCCAAAATGTGACCTACGCCGCGAAATTCTTACGACAGCTGTATAGACAACACGGCTCTTGGGCCGATGCGGTTCAGCACTATCATTCACCAGATGAAAATCGGGGTAAGCGATATTTCAGCGGATTTACAACTGCGGTTGAGACTATGAATAGCACGGCAAGCAACTCAATTCCCAACCTCGCAATTGCCCCTACTCACTATGAATTCTTCAATCTCGGCACTGCGGGCCAAAACAAGGTCGACATGGGGTTCCAGCTGGCATCAAAGGCAAGTGTTTATGCCCAGTCGAGCACTGTCATACATCCAGAATACGCGCGATTAATTGCCAGCCTAGGGCAATCGGAGGAGACCAATGCACTCATCATGCCGCCATCTTTAAATGACATGACGAAATCTCATCAGGTGCGGGGTGTTTTGCGAAAGCATTGGTCAAAAGTTGAGGCCTTACGCAAATCTCTTGCGGTGAACTAA
- a CDS encoding flagellar hook-basal body protein, protein MYGIIRSGMSTAMHEIAVVSNNIANSGSTGFKKSDVSFNDIYGSATPDTVARTQAGFGSAIAGTRRNDGQGAIVDRAGALNLAIIGPGMLTVSPPGPDGASSGNLFYTRSGELTIDKDGYLKTGDGAFVQGTAAGAEAAATLSALQIPFSEGEDALTGLEITSSGQISATYGSSIIDRGTLALATFANQGALKNVGSARFAETTYSGQPSFGVAGQSGYGTLQAGALEGSNVDITQEMTVMIRAQQQFSGSARVLQANSDMVEKLTR, encoded by the coding sequence ATGTACGGAATTATCAGATCTGGCATGTCCACAGCTATGCATGAAATTGCAGTCGTCTCCAACAATATCGCGAACTCGGGATCCACTGGCTTTAAGAAAAGTGATGTTTCGTTCAACGATATTTATGGCTCCGCCACGCCCGACACCGTGGCGCGCACGCAAGCCGGGTTCGGCAGTGCCATCGCTGGAACCCGTCGAAATGATGGGCAAGGCGCGATTGTCGACCGTGCCGGTGCGCTTAATCTCGCGATCATTGGCCCCGGAATGCTAACCGTTTCGCCCCCCGGCCCAGACGGTGCCTCGTCCGGAAACCTATTTTACACGCGCAGCGGCGAGCTCACGATCGACAAGGATGGCTATCTGAAAACTGGTGATGGCGCCTTCGTCCAGGGGACCGCGGCGGGCGCAGAAGCGGCTGCAACTCTGTCCGCGCTGCAGATCCCATTTAGCGAAGGCGAAGACGCCTTGACCGGCCTAGAAATTACATCAAGTGGCCAAATTTCGGCAACTTATGGCAGCTCAATTATCGACCGCGGCACGCTCGCCCTCGCAACTTTCGCCAATCAAGGTGCCCTCAAAAACGTTGGATCCGCACGATTTGCAGAAACGACTTACTCCGGCCAACCGTCATTCGGAGTTGCAGGACAATCGGGCTATGGCACGTTGCAAGCTGGTGCGTTGGAAGGATCCAATGTGGACATTACGCAGGAAATGACCGTCATGATCCGCGCACAGCAACAGTTCAGCGGCTCAGCACGCGTCCTCCAGGCCAACTCCGATATGGTCGAAAAATTGACACGATAG